The Candidatus Babeliales bacterium genomic sequence CATCTTTCAACATTTGCTCGGATACTGAGTCGTAAGCAAATTTAATTTGAAATGATCGCTCAAAAAATTCTTTGAGCAGCGCCTGTAGGCTCTCAGAAACAACTCCATGCAACTGCTGCGCAACTTCTGTATCTGTTTTATCAAGCAAAGAAATATTAAAACGCTTTGATAAATAAATTTTTAAAATCATAGTAACTCGAAAATATGCTTCATGAATTGCTTCGTCTGAAACATACGTTTGCGACTGCAGGCGATATAAATCCTGCAAAGCGACTTGCTTAAAAGATATTTTTTGCTTACCCCAAAAATATTTCTTGAAACAAAAAACAAGTGCCAGCACCAATAAAAAACACACTGTTCCTATAAAAAAATAAAAGTACGATGTATGCCACCAAGGGTGATACCAAACACCATACACGTCAACAAGTCCACTTTTTCCAGCGCTCATTTTTTATTTCCTACAAAATTTTCTACATCATTCGTTTTTGAAAAAACATGATCAATTCATGCATAAACTGACCTTGAGCTTGCAAGCTCAATAGATCAACACCTGATTTTTTCAATATTTTTTTTTGATCTTGCAAACGTTGTTGCAAGCCACTGATAATACCTAATTTTTTATTACTCGCAGTATTTACCAGTACCAGACTGCCAGATTCACTATCCTGCATCCAAACAAGTCCAACATCGCTCATTTTTTCTTCTTGCTTGTCATGACAAGAGATTGCAATTACTTCTTTATCAAACAAAGTTTTTTTCAATGTTTTTTCAAAGTCGTCAGCTATAAAATCTGAAATTACAAAAACGACCGATCGTTTTGCAACGCGAGATGCCACATAATCAAATAATACATTTAAATCAGTTTTTTTACCAGTCTGCTTATAAGAAAATAGCTCTGTAAGTAATTTTTGAACGTGCTTTGAGCCCCTAGCAGGAGGGATTACTTTTTCAACCTGATCTGAAAAAATAATTAAACCAACTTTATCCTTGCCCCACTCGGCAGCAAGTGATAAAACTCCGGCAATTTGTTTCATGACATCTTGTTTTAAAACGTCACCAGAACCAAAATAAGTTGAGCAGGAAACATCAAGGCAGATCATAAATGTTCGATTGCGTTCTTCAAAGTATTGTCGAACTAAAAGATTATCAGGAGTGCGCGCAGAACTTTTCCAATCAATTAAACGAACATCATCTCCATACTGATACGATCTAAGCTGATCAAATTCAAAGCCAAATCCTTTTTGTCGTGACTTGAAACCACCAATATTTGATCCGCTCAAAATACGTCGCGTATGAATTTCTAACTCTTTAACTTTTTGAGCTATGTCTGCCGAAATCATAAACTACCATCCTTGCTGCAATAAACACTCAGGTAATTTGATTGATCCATCTTTTTGTTGATAGGTTTCCATAAGCGCTACCATCAAACGAGGAAGAGCCAGTGAAGATGCGTTTAATGTATGTGCGTATTCTGTTTTACCACCAACTTGGTCACGATAGCGAATTTTTGCACGACGTGATTGAAAATCGGTGCAGTTACTTGCTGATGACACTTCGTAGTAGCTGCCTTGACCAGGCATCCATACTTCAAGATCATACGTCATAGCAGCCTGGAAAGAACAATCTTGCGCAGCAAGGAGCATCACACGATAGTGGAGCCCAAGCTGTTTTAAAATATCTTCACCACACGCAATCATGCGTTCAAGTTCATCGTAAGAATTTTCAGGCTTCGTAAAAGAAACTAATTCGACTTTTTCGAATTGATGAATGCGAATTAAACCACGCTCTGCAGAACCGTATGTTCCAGCTTCACGACGGAAACAGCTGGTCCATGATGTTAAACGCTTTGGCAAATCGTTTGGTTCAAAAATATTGTCACGATAGTAATTTAACAAACTTACTTCTGATGTCGGAATAAGATATAAATCTTCGTTTTCAATTTTATAAACACCATCAGCAAATTTTGGCAATTGACCTGATGCTTCAAGTGATTTTGTGTTAACTAAATAAGGAGGTAGAATTGGTTCAAAGCCATGCTTAACGTTATTTTGCATCATCAAGCGAGTCAATGCGTACATTAATTTAACAGCGTCGCCTTTGTACAAAGCAAAGTTAGAGCCAGCAATTTTTGCAGCTGTAGAAAAATCAAACCAACCAAGATCATTTCCTAAAGTCACGTGATCTTTTGGAGTAAAATCAAAATCTGCTTTAGATCCTATGGTACGAACTTCTTTATTTTGAAGTTTGCCGCCAACGGGAACTATTTCATGCATAATATTTGGGCAAGCAAGATAGAGTTCTGAAAAATCTTTTTCCAGGCTTGTAAGCACTTGCTCTTGCTCTTTTAGCTGTTTTCCAATTTCAATAGAACGCTGACGAACTTCTGGAGAAACAGCTCCGGTAATATTTTTAGCAAGATCATTTTTTTCTTTTCTGAGCAGTTCGACTTCTTGGGAAAGTTGTCGAAATTGAATATCTAAAGATATCAGCAAAGAAATGTTGAAAGAAGGATCTTTTTTTAAAACTTCTTGTGTAAACTGCTGTGGATTTTTTCGAAGTTCTGCTAAATCAATCACGTAAAGACTCCAAATAATAGAAATGTTTGATGGGTTTAATATGAAATTTCAACAAAAGAATAAGGTCGAACAGAAAACTGTGCGACCTTACAATGGATAACTATTTTGCAAGGCGAAATAAATTCAATCTAACCTTACTACCTTATTAAAATTGAACTTTGCGCACTACTTCACGTAGGTTTTTGCCAGCTTTAAATTTAGGTACAGTTACGCTCGGAATGTTGATTTTTTGTTTTGTTGCTGGATTGATTCCTTTGCGAGCTGAACGCTCTGAAATCCAGAAGCTTCCGAAGCCTGTGATTGATACTTTTTCACCTTTTTTTAGACATCGTTCGATAACACGAACTAATGAGTCTAAAACACGAGCAATATCTTTTTTGCTAAAGGTCGTTTCTTCGCTTAAAGCGTCGATTAATTTGGTCTTGTTCATAAGGTCTCCTTACACGTACATATAATGGAACACTGCTTATCTGCTAAACTTTGATAGTTTCTGTAAACTAGAGTAAATTTATTTAGCTGTTTGTCAAATAATTCTACACAGAACCTTAAATGAACCTTAAAATTTTTAATTAAAGAGGCTTTCTATGCTAATTGAAACACACTGCCACATGAACCTTATGTTCCGTGATTTTTCAAAAAATGATCAATTTAAACCTTTAACACCTCAAGAAATAGAAGTTTGCAAAAATATTTTGGACCAAGCCAAAGACAATCAAGTTGAAATTGTTATCAACGTTGGCACCAATTTAGTTGAAAGTTTACTGTGCATTGAAATTGCAAAACATTTCGAAAATTGCTTTGCAACTATTGGGCTTCATCCAAATGATGCAGATGAAGTTTGGCCGCTCACCATTCAAAAATTTAAACATTTACTTGTGCAAAAAAAAGATTTAAAAATTGTTGGTATTGGTGAATGTGGTATTGATAAACATTATCCAGATTACGATCTTGAGCGTCAGCAAGACGTTTTTCACGAGCAAATACAACTCGCTCTGGAAAACAATCTTGCTTTAATTGTTCATAGCCGTGACGCAGACCAAGAAACATATCAAGTACTTGCGCAGTATAAAAATGAACCAAATCTTAAAGGCACGATTCATTGTTTTTCATCAGATGAAAACTACGCCCAAAAATATATCGATTTAGGTTTTGTCTTGGGAGTTGGTGGCACCGTTACCTATCCTAAAAATAAAATTTTACGAGATGTCGCAAAATCGATTCCTCTTGAGAAAATTATTTTTGAAACAGATGCGCCATTTTTGCCACCACAAATTATTCGCGGAAAACCAAATACACCCGCTCAGATTAAAACCATTGCAGAGTTTGTGGCTGAGCTACGAAACGAACCTTTAGAAAAAGTTATGGAAGTCACAGCGCAAACAACCAAGAATTTATTTGGATTGTAAAATTTATGTAAGCAATCTTTTTTGAAGAGTAACAGCTGATTAAAGAGTAGCGACTGGCTTTTAAATTATTTTCTACTCTTCAAAAAGCTTTATTTTCGACTCTTCAAAAAGCTTTATCTTCCCCCTCTTCGTCCTCGTGCTCGACCCGGGGACCCAATGAAGTTTTTGTTGAATTAAAAACTTCATGTATAGATACGGACACTGTTTGATATGTTTCACAATCAACTATTATCACTTTGCCATCACAAGATGCAAGCTTAAAATAATCCGAATAAAATAACTGTTGATTACTAACTTTCAGAATTCCAGCTGCATAATAATCTAATCGTTCTCGTATCTCTTCTTTATTTTTGTCGCCCGTAATCACAATTACTGGATAATTACCATTCTCTACTCGAGCTCCATAAACAAAGAATGGCGCTAATTCTGAATCAACAAAATCATCTTCTATACGAAGAAGTCTTCCCTTATTCTGTTTACTTTTCACAGATTTGAGAAATTCGCGGTCTTGATCAAGGCTATATTTCAACTCTGTCATAAAAGGAAGCATTTCATGTCGCAAAAGCTCCACAGAATTGTATGCTTTTAGCAAAATTGAAAAAATATCACCTATGTTAATAACTGAACTTTGTTTAGCTTTTGAATTAATAAGAGATGTTGAATACCTAATAACAGAGTCAGCAACCAGACTTTTTATAAAATAGTCATATGCTTGTTGATCATTTGCAAGATTAGATGCCATCGCAAGAACATCTTCCTGAAAACTTTGAAATTCTGGAGCAAATGGACAAACATGCAATATATCAATAGTCAAATTATACAAACAAGATTGAGGAAGTTTTTGTCTAAATTGTTTATTAAAAAAATCATCAAAAAATGTTATATATTCTGCCAAAGTAATAATTTGATTAAACAGTTCCACTT encodes the following:
- a CDS encoding DUF58 domain-containing protein, translated to MISADIAQKVKELEIHTRRILSGSNIGGFKSRQKGFGFEFDQLRSYQYGDDVRLIDWKSSARTPDNLLVRQYFEERNRTFMICLDVSCSTYFGSGDVLKQDVMKQIAGVLSLAAEWGKDKVGLIIFSDQVEKVIPPARGSKHVQKLLTELFSYKQTGKKTDLNVLFDYVASRVAKRSVVFVISDFIADDFEKTLKKTLFDKEVIAISCHDKQEEKMSDVGLVWMQDSESGSLVLVNTASNKKLGIISGLQQRLQDQKKILKKSGVDLLSLQAQGQFMHELIMFFQKRMM
- a CDS encoding HU family DNA-binding protein, producing the protein MNKTKLIDALSEETTFSKKDIARVLDSLVRVIERCLKKGEKVSITGFGSFWISERSARKGINPATKQKINIPSVTVPKFKAGKNLREVVRKVQF
- a CDS encoding TatD family hydrolase is translated as MLIETHCHMNLMFRDFSKNDQFKPLTPQEIEVCKNILDQAKDNQVEIVINVGTNLVESLLCIEIAKHFENCFATIGLHPNDADEVWPLTIQKFKHLLVQKKDLKIVGIGECGIDKHYPDYDLERQQDVFHEQIQLALENNLALIVHSRDADQETYQVLAQYKNEPNLKGTIHCFSSDENYAQKYIDLGFVLGVGGTVTYPKNKILRDVAKSIPLEKIIFETDAPFLPPQIIRGKPNTPAQIKTIAEFVAELRNEPLEKVMEVTAQTTKNLFGL
- the serS gene encoding serine--tRNA ligase, whose protein sequence is MIDLAELRKNPQQFTQEVLKKDPSFNISLLISLDIQFRQLSQEVELLRKEKNDLAKNITGAVSPEVRQRSIEIGKQLKEQEQVLTSLEKDFSELYLACPNIMHEIVPVGGKLQNKEVRTIGSKADFDFTPKDHVTLGNDLGWFDFSTAAKIAGSNFALYKGDAVKLMYALTRLMMQNNVKHGFEPILPPYLVNTKSLEASGQLPKFADGVYKIENEDLYLIPTSEVSLLNYYRDNIFEPNDLPKRLTSWTSCFRREAGTYGSAERGLIRIHQFEKVELVSFTKPENSYDELERMIACGEDILKQLGLHYRVMLLAAQDCSFQAAMTYDLEVWMPGQGSYYEVSSASNCTDFQSRRAKIRYRDQVGGKTEYAHTLNASSLALPRLMVALMETYQQKDGSIKLPECLLQQGW